GCAGCAGTGCGCCGATGAAGATCTTGGTCCACCAAGAGTTGAGCGTGCCCTGAAAGGTGATGGCGGTCTGGATGATCCCGAGGATCAAGACTCCCAGGAACGTGCCGAACACCGAGCCATAACCACCGCTCAGAAGGGTGCCGCCGATGACCACCGCCGCGATGACGTCGAGCTCCATCCCGACGCCCGAAATCGGGTTTCCGCTGCCGAGGGCGATCGAATACAGCAGCCCTCCCAGCGCCGCACAGAGGCCCGATAGGGCATAGACCTTCACAGTGGTGGAGCGCACCGGCAGCCCCATCAAATGCGCCGAGGCCGCGCTGCCGCCCAGGGCATACACAGTCCGCCCAAACCGCGATTGCCGCGCCACCAGGATGCCGGTAACGAGCACGGCGAGAAACACCAAACTCACCAGTGGGAGCTTGCCGTCGCCTGGCATTCGGATCGCGAAATCGGTCCAAGACTTGAACATAGGGTCGCGGATGCTGATGGCGTCGTTGCTCACGATCAGCGCTAGGCCCCGGCAGAGGAACAATCCGGAAAGCGTGACCAGAAACGGCGCCAGCTTGAACTTGGCGACCAGCAACCCCTGCAACACTCCGAGCGCGAGACCGAGCGCCAGTACCACCAGGCAAGCAAAGACCGCCGACTGGTGGGCGCGCTCCATCAGGTGGGCCGCCAGGATGCCCGCGAAGCCCGCCATCGCTCCTACGCTCAGGTCGATCCCGCCGGTCAGGATCACAAACGTCATTCCGACCGCGATCACGCCGAGGTAGGCATTTTCCGAGATCAGGTCCAGCGCGACCCGAACCGAAGCGAACCCAGGGAACTGCCACGCGCAGACCCCATAAAGAAGGAGGCACACGGCGAACGTGGCCAACACCGGGTTGCGCCGAAAGTCGAACCGCATCAGGCCCTCGCCCCCTTGAGCTTGCCCCGCAGTTCTGGAGATTGAAGCAGGCAAACCGCGACCACGACAAGCGCCTTGACGACGTAGGTCAGGTCGGCGGAGACGCCGCGCGTGTTGATGGTGGTCGTCAGGGCCTGCATCAGAAGCGCGCCCAGGATCGATCCGGCAAGGTTGAATCGCCCCCCAGCCAGCGACGTGCCCCCGATAGCCACTGAGAGGATGGCGTCGAGCTCGAGATAGAGGCCGCTTGCGTTGGCGTCGGCGGCCTTGATGTCTGCGGCTGCCACGACCCCCGCGATGCCCGCTCCAAGGGCGCAGGCCACATAAGCAAAGCCGATGATCTGCCGGGTCGAAACGCCTGCGATCCGTGCGGCGGTCTCATTGCTTCCGGTAGCTTCCACCATCAGTCCGAGGGCGGTCCGGCGCACCAAGAGAATGACGAGGCCCACGAATCCAAGCGCGATCCAAACTGGATTGGGAACCAGAAGGCTGGCGCCCGATCCCAGGGCGATCAGGCTGGGATTGTCGAAGTTGATGATCTGTCCGCTGGTCAGGAGTTGTGCTGCGCCTCGCCCCGCTACCATGAGCAGCAGCGTCGCCACAATCGGCTGAATCTTGAATCGGCCCACGAGCAAGGCGTTCCATAGCCCGCACAGCACCGCCGCGGCCAGTCCCGCCAAGACAGCGGCAGGCATGGTCTGGGGCAGATGGAGCGAGGTGATCAGGCTCCCCTCGGGCCGGGCGATGACGCACGCGGCCACCGCGCCTCCGATTGCCATGACCGCCCCAACCGAGAGGTCCACGCCGCCCGTGGCGATGACCAGCGTCATTCCAGCCGCCAAAAGGAGCACCGGCACGGCGCGGTTCAAGATGTCGATCAGGCTGCCGAAGAGCCGCCCATCTTGGATGCCGATCGAGAAGAAATCGGGCGTCAGGAGCAAATTGAATCCGAGCACCAACAGGATGCCGAGCACGGGCCAAATCAGGGGGGAGCGCCTCAGTCCGGGCCCCCCGACGCCAGCGCCTGCATGACCGACGCCTCGTTCACTTCAGCGCCCTCCAATTGGGCGCAGAGCCTGCGCTCACGAAAAACATACACGGGGTTCGAAACGCGCACGACTTCCGGGATCTCCGAGGAAACGAACACGAACGCCATCCCCTGGCCCCTGAGCCGCTCGATTTCCGACATGATCTCAAACTTGGCGCCCACGTCGATGCCGCGGGTGGGCTCATCGAGAAGGAGAAGCTTGGGGTCGGCAATCAGCCAGCGGGCAAGCAGCGCCTTCTGTTGGTTGCCGCCGCTGAGCTCCTGGATGGGCTTCGCCGAATCCGGCGTGGCGATGCGAAGTTGGGCGATCATGCCGTCGACCAGGGCCTGGCGCTGCTTGCGCCCGATGGGCCGGAACCAGCCGCGCTTGGCCTGAACTGCAAGCA
The genomic region above belongs to Armatimonadota bacterium and contains:
- the yjfF gene encoding sugar ABC transporter permease YjfF, whose product is MRFDFRRNPVLATFAVCLLLYGVCAWQFPGFASVRVALDLISENAYLGVIAVGMTFVILTGGIDLSVGAMAGFAGILAAHLMERAHQSAVFACLVVLALGLALGVLQGLLVAKFKLAPFLVTLSGLFLCRGLALIVSNDAISIRDPMFKSWTDFAIRMPGDGKLPLVSLVFLAVLVTGILVARQSRFGRTVYALGGSAASAHLMGLPVRSTTVKVYALSGLCAALGGLLYSIALGSGNPISGVGMELDVIAAVVIGGTLLSGGYGSVFGTFLGVLILGIIQTAITFQGTLNSWWTKIFIGALLLAFILIQRTLESKGKLAEG
- a CDS encoding ABC transporter permease, with product MLGILLVLGFNLLLTPDFFSIGIQDGRLFGSLIDILNRAVPVLLLAAGMTLVIATGGVDLSVGAVMAIGGAVAACVIARPEGSLITSLHLPQTMPAAVLAGLAAAVLCGLWNALLVGRFKIQPIVATLLLMVAGRGAAQLLTSGQIINFDNPSLIALGSGASLLVPNPVWIALGFVGLVILLVRRTALGLMVEATGSNETAARIAGVSTRQIIGFAYVACALGAGIAGVVAAADIKAADANASGLYLELDAILSVAIGGTSLAGGRFNLAGSILGALLMQALTTTINTRGVSADLTYVVKALVVVAVCLLQSPELRGKLKGARA